The Archocentrus centrarchus isolate MPI-CPG fArcCen1 chromosome 5, fArcCen1, whole genome shotgun sequence genome contains the following window.
TCCTAGTATTGTTTATTGTACTGCTTGGATACAGCAGTGCCCCccatccaaaaataaaaaaaaagtaatgatgCCCATTCAACCCTCTTCTGGGCAATCTTGGCTCAGAAGCATCATGTGTAAAGACCATTATGCCCCCAGGTTCACACAACATCTATAAAAATGGTCCCCTTTGAATTGACAGCTCACTTGCTTGGAGGCAAAACATCACAGAAAGAGCCGCGTACAACCACAGGGATTGCTTTGGATTAGAAATAGAACAGAGGACATTCTGACTTTTTATACTGTTTGCCTttcagcacaaaacaaaaaacttatcATGATGTGATTCCCATTTCCTGCCTTACTGAATTCCCCAATGTGGTTCAGATGGCCAAGGTAAGCCcttattgtcattatactgaAGAAAAGAAATCTCTGTACATCTAATTTGACGATGCTGAGTGTACTTTTTGATTCACAGCTTGTTTGTGAAGAAGTAAATGTGGATAGGTTTTACCCTGTCCTCTACCCGAAGGTAGGCAGAAGTCCTGTCACTTTTTCTTTGGATCCCTGTTTTCCCTAACACTTAAGTAACATGAATCCGACTAGAAACTCAATTTTCTCTTATCCTCAGGCATCAAGGCTCATTGTCACCTTTGATGAGCATGTAATTAGCAACAATTTCAAGTTTGGAGTTATTTACCAGAAGTTTGGTCAGGTGAGTGCACTtcagtgatgctgctgctgcagcttatCTTTGCTCTTTGAGTGTGTCACTCCTCCTGAAAATGTTATTTGCTCCTTCCCTGCAGACATCAGAGGAAGAGCTGTTTGGGAACATGGAAGAAAGTCCAGCCTTCGTTGAGTTCTTGGAGTTTCTCGGACAGAAAATTGAGCTTCATGACTTTAAAGGGTTTGGACTGTTTTCATTAtgaagtctaaaaaaaaaaaaaaaaaaagcacttttggTTATTCTCAGTATGGCACTCCAATATGTCAGATGCTGGCCATCATTCACATCATGCTATTGACCAGGATTGGCTTCAAATTAATCCCTGGAAGAAAGATTGAACGTGTCCTGATATTTGTAGTGTTGACAATATGATTGAGTAGGTAGAAAACGTGCTCACTAATGAATGAGCATGGATGGACAATCATCAGAGAGCACGTATCTATGTTCTACCACTTTGTTATTCTCTCTTCTGTCTTGTGTCTTTCAGCTGTTCACAGTGTTCTACTTTCCTTTTCATGGAATTCCTCCTTcttctgtttcttcctgttttatttttattgactcTGCTCTTAAATTTCCTGTCtggtttttcttttccagttttCGGGGTGGGCTCGATGTCACTCATGGGCAGACAGGGACAGAATCCGTCTACACAAATTTCCATAATAAGGAGATTATGTTTCATGTGTCCACCAAACTGCCTTACACAGAAGGAGACTCGCAGCAGGTATGGTGATAATTCCAGTTATTAATCATTTAAGAAAtcagtttgtgttttcagaACCTTCAGTAATTGATTTGTAAAGGCCCGTCCTTGTGACACCTCCgtgtgtctgcagcagcagctggtgggTCAAGGCATCTGACTTGATGCTGATAAAGGGAGATGaatcattttaatttgtaacCATGATGTGCAGAGTGGGAAAAGGATGATTAAAATGGAACTTCAGGGAtactgctttgctttttttgctgAGAGTTGAATGAGAAGAGGAATCACTGTAATGTTCTTACAGTAAAAACTGTGTTGAGAGCAGAAACAGAGGTGAACGGTTTGTCTGGCAAAGACTTACTAAAACTCTTCTAACatgttataaatttgtttattttttgtaacaTTGATTTCTGGTGTTTGATCTCAGCTTTTGATACCActgaaaatacatttcactttaAAGTTTGGCCTCAAAACCTGGTTTAGATCATATTTGTTAGAGCGTTCTCAGCAGTCGCTGATGAAGCTTCTTCTTCAGTGGTCATTCTGACGTGTTGTGCCCATGGCGCTATTCTAGGCTCCTTGTTGCTCTCTAATTACATGCCTTCACTTAGACTTATCcacaaacacaattttttttaatgttttcaacaaataaataaaacaaaattcagcCCTTCAAAGTATCTTCATTACAGAACAGTTTGCTGCCTGTCCACAAATTTTAAACCAGCGCTCAGAAATCTTGGTGTACTGTGGGACAATGAACTTTCTTCTCATATACAAATCAGTGTTGTTCTTTTTAGAAAGTGGAGGCTTTCTCCTgacagcccttccaaacaagccatacttgttcaatatttttctaattgcactgtcatgaactttaacattcagCATGTTAACTGAGACCTGCAGAGCCTGAGATTTAGCTATTGGATTTTTTccaatttctctgagcactgcagacTGACCTTCAGGTGAACTttctgggatgtccactcctgagAAGATTGTGTTAGCATACATccgaatgctccagaccagcaaactgcccaaaCCTCTGCTGTTGTACAgttgctcacacttgctgatgatcaattaatcgaGTGAATTTGATTTTCAGCATCTGGCTGCTATTTACCCTTTTAATTCAGCAGGGAGAGTGTTCTTAGTTTTTCACGGGACTGcaagctttctttttcacaactGTATAAATTTcttctatattttttattactacAGTATCACAGAGATTTGCAGAtattaacaaagaaaatatatttatttaggtttttgCTGTCCTCACTTACCTCACTGTTCTTGAAAAATAGCATTTTTCATGGGTTACCATTTCCACTAGCATCATATTGGCCTCTTTTTGTACTGAAGCATTTCCTCTCCTGAAGTCTTTTCTGTCTTTGGTGCTATGCTGCAGTAAGCTACATTAGTCCTTAGTTGCTTTTCAGTGCCTCTTAGAGTAGTTTGAACTTTGTTACCACAGTAACCCTGTACAGATGGTCCATATTGCCTAGGCATGGAGAAAGACGCAGAGGGCATAAACAACACCCACATGAGATGATTCACCAGGGAACTCAGGGGAAAAGAAGGCAAGGTGCAAGAATAATAGCATCGCATTATTTCTGGGAGGAGAAAGTGAAGGATTTATGTTGGCAGACCTGACTGAATGTAATCAGATTTGAAAGGTCTTAAAGTAATAACAGATGTCAAGTGTTTCAATTCAGTGCCGCATGtgctgagtttgtgtgtgtgtgtgtgtgtgtgtgtgtgtgtgtgtgtgtgtgtgtgtgtgtgtgtgtgtgtgtgtgtgtgtgtgtgtgtgtgtgtgtgtgatgatttTATAGTGTTGCAGTGTGTGGTAAAATTAGATGAAAGTTATTCAGCTGTGTGGTTTCAGAAAGCCCCTGTGTGAGTAAATATCAAAGCTAATAGATAATAAGCTCAGGGCTGATGCAGTAGTAATCTGGATGATCTGAATCACAGCCATATGCATCCTGTCTAATTCTCCTTCATTACCGTCATTACTGtcctaaaaatgcatttttcacaaatatatttattaacatTTGCCAGAAACAGCTGCCCGATTGTCCATATAAGCAATCAGATGTAACCTATAAACTACCTGAACTGCTAGTAGAAAAGCAAAAACCATCATCATCTCTTAATCCTAGATCAAATATTTGCTGTATTGTATTGTGCATCCAGCTGCGTGACTCTTGAGACATTTTTAGGAGCACCAGCTAACCCGAGAGCTCATTTCAACAGGTGTGAAGTAGCTTTGTTTAAAGGCTGTTAATTAGTCTGAATGGCGAAGGGTAATCGATGAACGCTGCTGCTGAGCGAGTGTCACAGTATTGAGGAGTTTTCTGTGGAGGAACaccagcttctttttttaattttgtttaaagaCTCTTTGCAGTGAGAATACTTTTGAGTGATTTCCCTCATCACCAAACTGTATCCATTTGCAAAATCCGATACGTCTTGCCTCCATTTATATGCAGTGGTACTATTTGGGTCACACACAATTTCCCAGATAAGAATCTTTCCTCCATTTTTGGTGGGCTGAACTGAATATAATCTGATATTTTGACTTTCATCAGCTTCTTAAATTTTACTGCTTGGTTGCTGAAAAGAAATATGGGACAGTAACAAGCctcaaaacaggaaatgtgcTTTAACTGCTGCAAAGTCCTTCCCTTTGTTTACagggaggggaagaaaaaattcatattttctgtaattctCATGGGAGCTTGCGAGCTGTTTAATCACAGTTCCTAGTAAAAGGCAATGAAGTAACAACatctatttatattttaatgcagGAAGATGATGTCCCTAATGCAAAACCTTTTAAAAGACATTGCTTGGATAAAACTTATCTGAGAACAGTTGTTTTGTCCTCCAAATGCACGAGTGTCCTTCTGGCAACTTTAAGCTTTTGGCAGCAAGGAACATGAAGTTATTCTGCAGCCATGATAACATTCAGCCACCAGCAGAATCATAAACCATTCTCTGTTTGACTTTGCAGTACCTCTACTGATATTCAGATTCATTAATTTCTGCAACATTCATACTTTGCTTGAATCATTCTAACTCAGTTATAGCTACAGTGAAAAATCTGATAAAGCAGATTTCTGTATATTCTGCATATAGAAATGTTTACCCATGAGTTGCATGGATTTTGCATATGTATTTAATGGCCgtaaaatatttttcatcttATTAAATTGTTGGAACAAGTGCTCCAAGAtggatttcatttcttttttttttttggctgatggTGTCACGTGTTTCAGAGAAGAGAGTGTGACTCTCTTGGATTAAAGTCATGTCTACCTTGCCAGTGTGGCTATATTTCAGTCAATCTTTTCGAGCAAGTGCTGGCAGTGATTTTCTGACaggcctgtgtttgtgtcggtACAAGTGGTCATTTGAGATGTTTCCGctgttgttagttttgtttatcTGTGCCCTCCAGCTGCAGAGAAAGAGACACATAGGCAACGACATTGTGGCCATCGTGTTCCAGGAGGAGAATACACCCTTTGTACCAGACATGATCCAGTCCAACTTCCTGCATGCGTATGTGGTGGTGCAGGTGGAGAATGCATGTACAGGCGATGTCACCTATAAGGTTGGTCCCAAGGACAGCCAATACTGTATCAAAAGGCTTTGACCAACAGTGACCTGTAAAACCCGTTTTTTGACTTACTCATTCATTTTTAAGGAATTTTATTCTTCTCTCGAGCTTTTGATAGTGACACGTGTGTCTCAGTGTCACTAGGCTCACCTGCTTTCTCTTTTAGGTCTCTGTGACAGCGAGGGATGATGTTCCCTTCTTTGGGCCTGCTTTGCCTGACCCCGCCATCTTCAAAAAGGTCAACATTAAATTCCCCTTCACAAGCAGACAGGATACGCTTTCTTTCACTCTGCCTTATCatctttttatttgctttactcAGGGCCCCACCTTTCACGAGTTCCTCTTCACCAAACTCATTAATGCAGAATACGCCTGCTACAAGGCTGAGAAGTTTGCCAAGTTAGAGGTGAGAAACACACTGGAGCAAACTGTGCCAAGGGAACATGAATGCCTGTAGTGTTGGTGCAGACTTAAGCACACCTGTTTGCACAAGTCTGCATCCTGCTGGCTGTACTCCGGATTAGAAGTGGCAACATAGATTGTTATCCAACTGTTCTCAGGCGACAACCACAATTCATATCAGCGTCAGTGCTGATGTTTATCATCCTGTAGCAATTGTTCATTACTTTCAACCATATTCCTTCATTTGAAACGGTGAATACTGGGTTTAGAAATGAGCAGGTATGGAAACtaactgtgttgttgttgttgttgttgttgtcaggaGCGAACTCGTTCTGCACTTTTGGAAACACTGTATGAGGAGCTGCACGTCAACAGCCAATCCATGATGGGTCTGGGTGGCGACGAAGATAAGCTGGAGAACGGGGGTGGAGGAGGcggaggcggaggaggaggcTTCTTTGAATCCTTCAAGGTAAAGTGTCCTTCCTCATTTGATGAGGTGCCTTGGTAATCTGCAACTCTACATGCATGAGAGAGAATAGTGATGAGTGGAGAAACTTttaaggtgctttattttgtttgtccTCTGTCTCTTGGCTGGGATTCTGGGTATTCACacatcaaaaaacaaagcattGAAAATTTTGCGGTATCTCAAAGGACCAGTCTGTGGCATTTGCATTCCTTACTTGGCTGTGACTGCTGAACTCAGTGTGCTCTCACATGATGGTGTGGTTTTGAGGCTGTGGAGAGTCCTGTTGTGTATGAAAGGCACTTTGCTCTGACTGAGAGTGCTCCATCAATGACCATTAGGGTGGTGGAGCGTAGCTCAGCTGCTGAGGCACGGCAGTAGAAGCTGTGATGCTGTGTGCCTGATGAACGATTTAATGACCCCTCATTAGGGAGCTGATGATGCAGTTTGGATGTCTCCCCATGGGCAGAATTCCTTTgctgtttttcctcttctctctgtgatGATCCCTAGTTCTGGACCATCTTTTCTGTATTACTCTGCAACTTTAGAGAAATATAACCGCCTTTCCCTGAGCCTGCCTGACTCTGCCGCTTAACATCTGTCTTTCTTCCATGCGTTCATAAACTTTACATAGATGAGCTCCTGCCCAAGAAATCCTgcctcatttttctttctcaccaTCAAGAATGGTCTCGCTGccttgtcttttttctcttcacGTCTCTCCCGGGCTCTTCATATACTGTTCTGCTGCCTACTTTCTCTCATAGGCTTGTTGTGTCTCATGACACAAAACCCAACTCCAGACTCACTCCGTTAAGTGGCAATTTACATCCTTCTCAGCTCCAAAGCCTACACTCCCCTAAATCCTTTGTGAACCTACGTCTTCCACACAGCCTCTCCCCTCTACCTGTTCGCCTGCGCTGCCCCTAAGTGTTCAATAAATAATCATGCATATAACCATACACTTGCATTTGAGCACACCACTGTATACACACATGTCCATATAAATTTTATCCCTTAGCTTTATCGCATTTACATAGATCAAAGAGTCATATTGACATtaacttaaagagaaaaaaaagccgGCCAGTTGGAACAAATCTGAATTGGCACTATATGGAGTATATGTGGGGAAGCACAAGTTAGATAACTCATTCCACTGATTTCCACTGGTTTTATCATGTAAAATAATACATACAGTAGTCTGctttagcaaaataaaaaattgaaaacatatAATCAgcttatatataatatataatgctTTTCAATATTCATCAGGGTGTTGTGTTTCCACATATTAACGTGGATCCACTGACAGCATCTCCTCATTTCTCTCTGTAGCGGGTCATCCGCAGCAGAAGCCAGTCTATGGACGCCATGGGCCTCAGTAACAAGAAGTCACACACAGTCTCCACTAGTCACAGTGGCAGCTTTACCCATAATCCCGCAGAGAGTCCCAAAACCCCAGGGATTGTAAGTAGCTCGTTTTGGTTCACATGTTGCCCACCTAACACTTACATTCAGGGGATAATATATTTACAGAGCAGTGCGTTCATGTGCAAACTAATTTAATTTACTGTTCTTTCTCATAAACACACTTTAGGAAGTTACTCTTGTTGGCCCATTGCAGCACTTTACTTTCATCACTATGCTGACATCAAAGCACTCGCTTTCATTCCTGACATTTTAAATTCACTATTGCTTTATACTGAATCAGCTTTCACTGATTGCCTTTTTCCATTTACGTCTCGTAGTGttcctgctaatgactttttttgtttggaaaatTAACAGATGAGTTCATTCTCAGCCTGTCATTCATCCCCATCTGTTTAAAGAATCTTTATCTCCACAAAGAGTGAACGACATAGGGCATTATAGGATGGAATGAGCCCAGTGATTTCCTTATCTATCTATTGATTGATTGTAAGCCCCAGTCTAGTCTCTATTCCTAGTCTTGAAGTGAGCTCAGTCCAGCAGCTGTATGACTACCCAGACTCCCTCCCTGCTTGCTGTGCTTTATCATGATGTTTTCTCCTGCAAATATTGCAACTTTTTTCAGCAGCCTTGTGCATGATTGGCTGAAGAATATGCATGGCACAAACCGTAGGAGCTCACtgtcttgtttgtgtctctttgaaAGATAAATTATTTATGCTTTAACTTTCGTACGGTTTGCTGCAGTGTGGTACTGGGTTGCTAACTTTACTAACTCAATTTATGAAAGACGACCGTTTTCTAGAAGCTACCACTTGTTTTGCATCAGCCTTCTttgcctcttttcttctttttctgaatGCATCACTAAACTGACTTGTATCCCTCAGGGCAGAAACTGCTGGCATGCCTGCTACCTTGACGCTCTATATCCTGCCGTGCCCTCCTATGTTGGACCCCCAACCCGCTTTTGCTCTATAATGCTTTTGACTATTCCCTTGATGTTATGTCCTCTGTTAAGTCACGTTTCGGTCtcctttttaagcattttttgcACCTTGCTGTTTAAATTCTCTGTGCTGCGTGCTTATGatgtattcttttcttttccttccccCTCTTGCTTTTTcaatctcctctctctctgtttctgctttCCTTGCCCTGTCTTGTGTACCTCAGTCATTGCTTGTCCCAGGGAAAAGTCCCAGTAAATATGGACGTCGAGGCAGTGCCATAGGGATAGGAACAATAGAAGAGGTTCATGTATATTCTAcctatttgtttaaaaaatgcatttaatttgctgttgtttttgtataATGGAACTGTTCAATTAGTATTTACCCTGTTTTAAGGGTGTGAGAGGTTTTCAGCTTTGTAGAACTTAGAAGTTGccttcatttcattcattattaCAACCATCCTGGATTTTTGTAGATGGAGGGCACATGTCCTCGATGCATGAATTTGTTTACATCATTTTACTTTTAAGTTAGTTCCTGAACACTGTAAGAGAAAATGTGCTCTATAAACGGAAACAAAGAAGCTCCCGCTTATGTTCTCATACACAGTCACACTTCAGTGAGTCATACTACATCTTAAATTAGAAGTGTGCACCAGCCAAGCCAATGTACACTCTCCACCTaaggaaataaaatgttttgagaGTTAAGAGTAAAAATAATCAACTGATTTGTAAACAATTTGTTGACAAATGTGCCATAACATTCACTCAGGATTCACCGAGCCTTTCACTTTATGCGCTAcatgtcatgttttgttgttattacaCTATCCCCAAAATGTGTGTCTTACTCTCCTCTCCCTGTCCGGCATCAGTCACTGATCATTCCTGGGAAAAGCCCGACCAGGAAAAAGTCCGGGCCGTTCAGCTCCCGTCGCAGTAGTGCTATTGGCATCGAGAACATCCAGGAGGTCCAAGAGAGGAGGTGAGAGGACAGAGCAGAGCTGATCAGCAGAGAGTGGGTAGTGAAGAGAGAACAGTGTTGTAACAGATGGAAGACAGGACATTAAAATGAGGGATGCAGCTATtagaaaatgcactgtgtaaGATACAAATTCTTCTTAAGTAAGAGGGGGGCTTGTCAATGCTTGATTTTTATTGAAACAAACTGGTTGCTGTCAGTGGTTCACTTCTTGTTGCTCCTAAAAACAATTTTAGGTGATATGAATGCACTGTAGCCATTTATTGTTAAACTAAATCAGATGACCTATCTTGACTCCTTGATATCCTTTCCTGAAGCCGAGAAGTGTCACCCAACACACAGAGGACACCCGACAGTAGCCACATGTCACAGGAGAACAAATCAGACTCCTCCAATCACAGTTCTCCAGAGTTTCCTGCCGCCAAGAACAGGTgactgttaatttcattatacAATAGTATAC
Protein-coding sequences here:
- the rap1gapb gene encoding rap1 GTPase-activating protein 1 isoform X1 — protein: MTELRMAKNVSLDGLLNSPPNKTFFKRRCFSDTSDLFAMIERLQGHRMDEQRCPLPPPLKTEEDYIPYPSVHEVLGRNSPFPLILLPQFGGYWIEGTNHEPKDPPDADQPPCPTSHIKLETNSTAKIYRKHFMGKEHFNYYTMDAALGHLVFSMKYDVIGDQEHLRLMLRTKQKTYHDVIPISCLTEFPNVVQMAKLVCEEVNVDRFYPVLYPKASRLIVTFDEHVISNNFKFGVIYQKFGQTSEEELFGNMEESPAFVEFLEFLGQKIELHDFKGFRGGLDVTHGQTGTESVYTNFHNKEIMFHVSTKLPYTEGDSQQLQRKRHIGNDIVAIVFQEENTPFVPDMIQSNFLHAYVVVQVENACTGDVTYKVSVTARDDVPFFGPALPDPAIFKKGPTFHEFLFTKLINAEYACYKAEKFAKLEERTRSALLETLYEELHVNSQSMMGLGGDEDKLENGGGGGGGGGGGFFESFKRVIRSRSQSMDAMGLSNKKSHTVSTSHSGSFTHNPAESPKTPGISLLVPGKSPSKYGRRGSAIGIGTIEESLIIPGKSPTRKKSGPFSSRRSSAIGIENIQEVQERSREVSPNTQRTPDSSHMSQENKSDSSNHSSPEFPAAKNSLAMCCRAPSIPEAQDLSRSSSNASSFASVVEEHEAEEEYDTGLESVSCVTPVKRDSFVYSSGVEDSTSQGNLPAASRLQQQPDGARTSEPKGTDGRSKMERAQQEHKFSSNC
- the rap1gapb gene encoding rap1 GTPase-activating protein 1 isoform X2, with translation MTELRMAKNVSLDGLLNSPPNKTFFKRRCFSDTSDLFAMIERLQGHRMDEQRCPLPPPLKTEEDYIPYPSVHEVLGRNSPFPLILLPQFGGYWIEGTNHEPKDPPDADQPPCPTSHIKLETNSTAKIYRKHFMGKEHFNYYTMDAALGHLVFSMKYDVIGDQEHLRLMLRTKQKTYHDVIPISCLTEFPNVVQMAKLVCEEVNVDRFYPVLYPKASRLIVTFDEHVISNNFKFGVIYQKFGQTSEEELFGNMEESPAFVEFLEFLGQKIELHDFKGFRGGLDVTHGQTGTESVYTNFHNKEIMFHVSTKLPYTEGDSQQLQRKRHIGNDIVAIVFQEENTPFVPDMIQSNFLHAYVVVQVENACTGDVTYKVSVTARDDVPFFGPALPDPAIFKKGPTFHEFLFTKLINAEYACYKAEKFAKLEERTRSALLETLYEELHVNSQSMMGLGGDEDKLENGGGGGGGGGGGFFESFKRVIRSRSQSMDAMGLSNKKSHTVSTSHSGSFTHNPAESPKTPGISLIIPGKSPTRKKSGPFSSRRSSAIGIENIQEVQERSREVSPNTQRTPDSSHMSQENKSDSSNHSSPEFPAAKNSLAMCCRAPSIPEAQDLSRSSSNASSFASVVEEHEAEEEYDTGLESVSCVTPVKRDSFVYSSGVEDSTSQGNLPAASRLQQQPDGARTSEPKGTDGRSKMERAQQEHKFSSNC
- the rap1gapb gene encoding rap1 GTPase-activating protein 1 isoform X3 — translated: MTELRMAKNVSLDGLLNSPPNKTFFKRRCFSDTSDLFAMIERLQGHRMDEQRCPLPPPLKTEEDYIPYPSVHEVLGRNSPFPLILLPQFGGYWIEGTNHEPKDPPDADQPPCPTSHIKLETNSTAKIYRKHFMGKEHFNYYTMDAALGHLVFSMKYDVIGDQEHLRLMLRTKQKTYHDVIPISCLTEFPNVVQMAKLVCEEVNVDRFYPVLYPKASRLIVTFDEHVISNNFKFGVIYQKFGQTSEEELFGNMEESPAFVEFLEFLGQKIELHDFKGFRGGLDVTHGQTGTESVYTNFHNKEIMFHVSTKLPYTEGDSQQLQRKRHIGNDIVAIVFQEENTPFVPDMIQSNFLHAYVVVQVENACTGDVTYKVSVTARDDVPFFGPALPDPAIFKKGPTFHEFLFTKLINAEYACYKAEKFAKLEERTRSALLETLYEELHVNSQSMMGLGGDEDKLENGGGGGGGGGGGFFESFKSLIIPGKSPTRKKSGPFSSRRSSAIGIENIQEVQERSREVSPNTQRTPDSSHMSQENKSDSSNHSSPEFPAAKNSLAMCCRAPSIPEAQDLSRSSSNASSFASVVEEHEAEEEYDTGLESVSCVTPVKRDSFVYSSGVEDSTSQGNLPAASRLQQQPDGARTSEPKGTDGRSKMERAQQEHKFSSNC